A window of Dehalococcoidia bacterium contains these coding sequences:
- a CDS encoding acyl-CoA dehydrogenase family protein, producing MIDFELTAEEKAKIQEAQEVAEKKFRPVSRYYDEHEHEEPQEIIDFMWDNRGKGFVTGLGVVGALMVEELCWGDAGLYLASPGPGLGGAAVFAAGTKEQWGKFLARFNEGKPKWGAMAMTEPGCGSDTSAIQATATRDGDYWVLNGEKIFVTMGHRALDLSEGIIVVWASVDKSAGRAGMKSFVVEAGTPGMKVEKKEKKLGIKASDTVTVTFDNCRIPFSNILGKAEVKSKTEGFKGAMATFDVTRPMVAAQALGVTRAALDMLRDEIDKRGIKIRYELPRSKQTALERDFIEMEANWRAAHLLMIRAMWQLGSGQSNALEASMSKAKAGRAATLITQRAVELMGPLGYSRKYLFEKFMRDAKINDIFEGTGQINTLVVARRLLDYTRDQLK from the coding sequence ATGATCGATTTTGAATTGACCGCTGAAGAGAAGGCCAAAATACAGGAAGCGCAAGAAGTGGCGGAGAAAAAATTCCGCCCCGTCAGCCGTTACTACGACGAGCATGAGCATGAGGAGCCGCAGGAGATCATCGATTTCATGTGGGACAACCGGGGCAAGGGCTTCGTGACCGGGCTGGGCGTTGTGGGCGCACTGATGGTTGAGGAGCTTTGCTGGGGCGACGCGGGACTCTATTTGGCCAGCCCCGGACCCGGGCTGGGCGGCGCCGCCGTCTTCGCCGCCGGCACAAAAGAGCAGTGGGGCAAGTTCCTGGCGCGATTTAATGAAGGCAAGCCCAAGTGGGGCGCCATGGCCATGACCGAGCCGGGCTGCGGCTCGGACACGTCGGCCATCCAGGCCACCGCCACGCGCGACGGTGACTACTGGGTGCTGAATGGCGAGAAGATTTTCGTTACCATGGGGCACCGCGCGCTCGACCTTTCGGAGGGCATTATCGTGGTGTGGGCCTCCGTGGACAAATCGGCGGGCAGGGCCGGCATGAAATCTTTCGTGGTCGAGGCCGGCACACCGGGCATGAAGGTGGAGAAAAAGGAGAAAAAGCTGGGTATCAAGGCGTCCGATACTGTTACCGTGACCTTCGATAATTGCCGCATACCCTTCAGCAACATACTGGGCAAGGCCGAGGTCAAGAGCAAGACCGAAGGCTTCAAGGGCGCCATGGCCACCTTCGATGTTACGCGTCCCATGGTTGCGGCGCAGGCGCTGGGCGTCACCCGCGCCGCACTGGACATGCTGCGCGACGAGATCGATAAGCGGGGCATCAAAATACGCTACGAGCTGCCGCGCAGCAAACAGACCGCGCTGGAACGTGATTTCATCGAGATGGAGGCGAACTGGAGAGCGGCCCACCTGCTTATGATACGCGCCATGTGGCAACTAGGCAGCGGCCAGTCCAATGCTCTGGAGGCATCCATGTCCAAGGCCAAAGCCGGACGCGCCGCCACGCTGATTACACAGAGAGCTGTGGAGCTGATGGGGCCGCTGGGCTACTCTCGCAAATACCTTTTCGAGAAGTTCATGCGGGATGCCAAAATCAATGACATCTTCGAAGGCACCGGGCAGATAAATACGCTGGTGGTTGCCCGACGCCTGCTGGACTACACGCGAGATCAGCTTAAATAA
- a CDS encoding type II toxin-antitoxin system Phd/YefM family antitoxin → MATKSITSTEVQNNFGQVLADITHNHMRYIVKRNGMPHVVMLSVDDFAGILQDSSERGKALHLIKEVRPKYRLGQSLD, encoded by the coding sequence ATGGCGACGAAATCAATTACTTCAACTGAAGTACAGAACAACTTTGGCCAAGTGCTCGCTGACATCACACACAATCACATGCGTTATATCGTTAAACGTAATGGGATGCCTCATGTCGTTATGCTAAGCGTCGATGATTTTGCAGGAATCCTGCAAGATAGTTCAGAAAGAGGCAAAGCACTCCATCTAATCAAAGAAGTGCGACCAAAATACCGATTAGGTCAATCCCTCGACTGA
- a CDS encoding MBL fold metallo-hydrolase, with protein sequence MAGVKQEVFAVTSTVANAFIVRGQRSIIVDTGFPGLGEKILKTMSRHDIKPGDISLIVITHGHHDHTGSAAYLREKTGAPVAIHKADAEALRTGVNPRLHPVDGRGRFMMIMSDIVKPKVQGMEPQVLLESEFDLSDYGIEGKIIPTPGHTPGSVSVLLAGGCALVGDMIFGGLLRKNTPGFPYICEDIETATQSIQAILDRRPKIFYAAHGGPFTGGQVWRKFFVKP encoded by the coding sequence ATGGCAGGAGTTAAACAGGAAGTCTTTGCAGTCACGTCCACAGTGGCGAACGCCTTTATTGTGAGGGGCCAGCGTTCGATTATCGTCGACACCGGCTTTCCCGGGCTGGGTGAGAAAATATTGAAAACCATGAGTCGCCACGATATCAAGCCCGGTGATATCTCTCTAATCGTCATCACGCACGGGCACCATGATCACACCGGCAGCGCAGCTTACCTGAGAGAGAAGACCGGCGCTCCCGTGGCCATACATAAAGCGGATGCCGAAGCGCTCAGGACGGGGGTGAATCCCAGGCTCCACCCGGTTGATGGTCGGGGAAGGTTTATGATGATAATGTCCGATATTGTTAAGCCCAAAGTGCAGGGAATGGAGCCACAGGTTCTGCTGGAAAGTGAGTTTGATCTAAGCGATTACGGGATCGAGGGTAAGATAATACCCACGCCCGGACATACACCGGGATCCGTATCGGTGCTGCTGGCCGGTGGCTGCGCGCTGGTGGGGGACATGATTTTCGGCGGTCTGTTGAGAAAGAACACTCCGGGCTTCCCCTATATTTGCGAGGATATCGAAACGGCCACCCAAAGCATCCAGGCTATTCTTGATCGAAGGCCCAAGATATTCTATGCCGCGCACGGCGGCCCGTTTACCGGCGGGCAGGTCTGGCGCAAGTTTTTCGTCAAGCCCTGA
- a CDS encoding DNA methyltransferase yields the protein MVYTPRVGEQLELNLLEYDGNASVRNGSGFSDPAFANNKLLPIHRWVPWIAGFSSNFVRDAINRHLDGEGVVLDPFSGVGTTLVEATKLGYESVGFEINPFAALACRVKAGAGIVVVENLKAEIEKFQAFYIENSTNGYRPKRKPPTGFKTRAQFYSTAILNKVLLSWDFIDSITNGILMDMFRLAFASTMITYSNYSYEPSLGRRTSAGKSEIEDYPVGEKLLSKLREMLEDVVWLQENAARKNVSSKIVNDSFFNYQKYLDSSSIDLIVTSPPYLNNYHYNRNTRPQLYWLSYAENPQDMKPLEDSNFGKYWQTVREQQLVPLKFTLPNTDIVEKLEALRKINCDKGIYGGNGWANYAATYFNDCQRFSQAIRCLLKPGGTALVVIGNSILQGLEIPTDEYFGKIAERNGLELVEIHMPRATRIGNSIIQSGVRVTKAGEQSRLYEAVVELRKQ from the coding sequence ATGGTATATACTCCCAGAGTAGGTGAGCAACTGGAGCTTAATCTCCTAGAATACGATGGCAACGCCTCAGTAAGAAACGGCTCCGGTTTTAGCGATCCCGCTTTCGCCAACAATAAGTTGTTACCAATCCATCGCTGGGTTCCTTGGATCGCAGGATTTTCAAGCAATTTCGTCAGAGATGCCATAAATAGGCATCTGGACGGAGAGGGGGTTGTTCTGGATCCGTTCAGCGGAGTTGGAACTACGCTTGTTGAAGCCACAAAACTGGGGTATGAGTCAGTGGGCTTCGAAATTAATCCTTTTGCGGCGTTAGCATGTCGGGTTAAGGCGGGCGCAGGCATAGTAGTAGTTGAAAACTTGAAGGCTGAAATTGAGAAATTCCAAGCTTTCTATATTGAGAATTCCACAAACGGCTATAGACCAAAGAGGAAGCCTCCAACTGGCTTTAAGACAAGAGCTCAGTTTTACAGCACGGCAATTCTTAACAAAGTTCTGTTATCTTGGGACTTCATCGACAGTATTACTAATGGGATATTGATGGACATGTTCAGGCTCGCGTTTGCCTCAACTATGATAACCTATTCAAATTATTCGTATGAGCCTAGTCTAGGCCGACGCACGAGCGCCGGTAAGAGCGAAATTGAAGATTATCCTGTTGGTGAAAAACTCCTGAGCAAATTACGTGAAATGCTTGAAGACGTTGTGTGGTTGCAAGAAAATGCAGCTAGGAAGAATGTTTCTTCTAAGATAGTGAATGATTCCTTTTTCAATTATCAGAAGTATTTAGATTCCTCATCAATTGATCTTATAGTAACTTCACCGCCCTACCTGAATAACTATCATTATAACCGGAATACAAGGCCGCAGCTTTACTGGTTGAGTTATGCAGAGAACCCCCAGGATATGAAGCCGCTGGAGGATTCAAATTTTGGTAAGTATTGGCAAACGGTTAGAGAACAGCAACTTGTGCCTCTTAAATTCACGCTACCCAATACTGACATAGTTGAAAAACTGGAGGCTCTGAGAAAGATTAATTGCGATAAAGGGATTTACGGAGGCAACGGGTGGGCCAACTACGCTGCAACGTACTTCAATGATTGCCAACGATTCTCACAGGCAATTAGGTGTCTTCTTAAGCCAGGTGGCACAGCTCTGGTAGTTATTGGTAACAGCATTCTTCAGGGTCTCGAAATTCCAACAGATGAATATTTCGGTAAGATTGCAGAACGCAATGGCCTTGAGTTGGTCGAGATCCACATGCCACGAGCAACTCGTATAGGAAATAGTATTATTCAATCTGGCGTACGTGTAACCAAGGCAGGGGAGCAGTCACGATTATACGAGGCAGTGGTGGAATTAAGGAAGCAGTAG
- a CDS encoding PPC domain-containing DNA-binding protein: MKYSEGKIGRVFVIRLEDGDELPGCVERFAREKNISTGQAVLVGGIGSGEIVAGPRRNKERPIDPMLVPIDGVHEVVGLGVLAPGKDGRPSLHIHAALGRAGATTTGCLREGVKTWLVGEVILCEILGINMARLPDEASGFDLLTGTGA; this comes from the coding sequence ATGAAATATAGCGAAGGAAAAATCGGCCGCGTTTTTGTGATCAGGCTTGAAGATGGAGACGAGCTTCCCGGCTGCGTCGAGAGATTTGCCCGCGAAAAAAATATCTCGACGGGACAAGCCGTGCTGGTGGGTGGGATCGGCAGTGGGGAGATAGTCGCAGGCCCTCGCCGCAATAAGGAACGACCGATCGATCCAATGCTGGTTCCCATTGACGGCGTTCATGAAGTGGTGGGACTGGGAGTGCTGGCGCCGGGTAAGGACGGCAGGCCTTCCCTGCATATCCATGCTGCACTGGGCAGGGCAGGCGCAACCACTACCGGATGCCTGAGAGAAGGAGTTAAAACCTGGCTGGTAGGCGAAGTTATACTGTGTGAGATTCTGGGAATAAACATGGCACGGCTGCCGGATGAAGCCAGCGGTTTTGATCTGCTGACGGGAACAGGTGCATAA
- a CDS encoding Eco29kI family restriction endonuclease, translating into MVTESDFSSHVFRSSAFRSVVNEALDFFSGTPVHQLPPQGSFFGGGVYALYYVGNCKYYLQISKLNKRNCTQPIYVGKAVPPGWRTARSRESATPDLCNRLQEHARNIQQVSNLAPNDFRCRFMFLTKEESDLVVPVEAAMIRKYRPLWNTVVDGFGNHDPGAGRYNQARSEWDIIHPGRVWASRLTGKSPVSDKVIDNIKKALI; encoded by the coding sequence TTGGTTACGGAATCTGATTTTAGTTCCCACGTTTTCCGATCCTCAGCATTCCGTAGTGTAGTAAACGAGGCGCTGGACTTTTTTAGCGGCACTCCCGTTCACCAGCTTCCCCCCCAAGGTAGCTTCTTTGGTGGAGGAGTGTATGCCTTGTATTATGTTGGAAATTGCAAATACTACTTGCAAATCTCCAAACTTAATAAAAGGAATTGCACACAGCCTATATATGTGGGAAAGGCAGTCCCGCCCGGGTGGCGAACCGCTCGGTCTAGGGAGTCGGCCACACCGGACTTGTGCAATCGACTACAAGAGCACGCAAGGAATATCCAACAAGTTTCAAACTTGGCTCCGAATGATTTCCGTTGTCGTTTCATGTTTCTTACGAAAGAAGAGAGTGACCTCGTAGTCCCTGTGGAGGCGGCTATGATTAGGAAATATCGCCCACTATGGAACACGGTGGTTGATGGCTTTGGAAATCACGATCCTGGTGCAGGTAGATATAACCAAGCTCGTTCGGAATGGGACATCATACACCCTGGCAGGGTTTGGGCCAGTAGGTTAACGGGAAAATCGCCGGTCTCAGATAAGGTAATCGACAACATCAAGAAAGCTTTGATATAG
- a CDS encoding acyl-CoA dehydrogenase family protein, with protein MLSFSPSEEQQMIVNTVKQFANDVMRKKFRECDEEGQIPDEIINTAWDLGLVVSCIPEDYGGAGWEHSALTGTLLAEELAWGDLSMAMHILSPWLGVLPIVEMGTEEQKKKYLPMVCGGKFSAASAAFVEPKYDFDCNDFDTVAKKSGGYTLSGEKCYVPLAPDAAFTLVYTKEGNSSQAFIVDRGTKGFDIGEREKNMGIKALATYEVSLKDCKLPADKKLGGDRGCDFKRLANLSRVALAALAVGLARGAFEFSRDYAKDRHAFGDPIASRQAIAFMLADMAIEIDAARLLNWEAAWLLDKKEEATRECCLAKTYADNMVMQCTDYGVQVMGGHGYIRDNPVELWFRNGRGFVTFTGLAIV; from the coding sequence ATGCTTTCGTTCAGCCCGTCTGAAGAACAGCAAATGATCGTCAACACGGTCAAACAATTCGCCAATGACGTCATGCGCAAGAAATTCCGTGAGTGCGATGAGGAAGGGCAGATACCTGACGAGATAATCAATACTGCCTGGGACCTGGGACTGGTCGTCAGCTGCATTCCCGAGGACTACGGCGGCGCGGGCTGGGAGCATTCGGCCCTCACTGGCACGTTGCTGGCCGAGGAACTGGCCTGGGGCGACCTTTCCATGGCGATGCACATCCTGAGCCCCTGGCTGGGCGTCTTACCGATCGTGGAAATGGGCACCGAGGAGCAGAAGAAAAAATACCTGCCTATGGTCTGCGGGGGCAAGTTCAGCGCTGCTTCGGCGGCTTTCGTCGAGCCTAAATATGATTTCGATTGCAACGACTTTGATACCGTAGCTAAAAAGAGCGGCGGCTATACCCTCAGCGGTGAAAAGTGCTATGTTCCGCTGGCCCCCGATGCCGCCTTCACGCTGGTTTACACCAAGGAAGGCAATTCCTCACAGGCCTTTATCGTAGACAGGGGGACCAAAGGCTTCGACATCGGAGAGCGCGAGAAGAACATGGGTATCAAGGCATTGGCCACCTATGAGGTTTCATTGAAGGATTGCAAACTACCTGCCGACAAAAAGCTGGGCGGTGACCGCGGCTGCGATTTCAAACGCCTGGCCAACCTCTCTCGCGTTGCACTGGCTGCCCTGGCGGTAGGACTGGCCCGCGGCGCTTTTGAATTCTCCCGGGACTATGCTAAAGACCGCCATGCCTTCGGTGATCCCATCGCCTCACGCCAGGCCATTGCCTTCATGCTGGCCGACATGGCAATCGAGATAGATGCGGCCCGCCTGCTCAACTGGGAGGCGGCCTGGCTGCTGGATAAGAAAGAGGAGGCCACCCGCGAATGCTGTCTGGCCAAGACATATGCCGATAATATGGTGATGCAATGCACGGACTATGGCGTGCAGGTTATGGGCGGCCACGGCTATATACGTGACAATCCCGTCGAGTTGTGGTTCCGCAACGGCCGCGGTTTCGTGACCTTCACCGGCCTGGCCATAGTTTAA